Proteins encoded in a region of the Massilia sp. UMI-21 genome:
- the rpsB gene encoding 30S ribosomal protein S2, with amino-acid sequence MSVTMREMLEAGIHFGHQTRFWNPKMAPFIFGHRNKIHIINLEKTMAMYQDAMKTIKQISANRGTILMVGTKRQARDIIAAEAQRAGVPYVDQRWLGGMLTNFKTIKTSIKRLKDMEAQVEDGSVEKLSKKEALMFSREMEKLQKSIGGIKELGGVPDAIFVVDVGYHKGAITEAGKLGIPVIGVVDTNHSPEGVTHVIPGNDDSSKAITLYARGVADAILEGRANATNEVVEMVKAGGDDFVEVSEQA; translated from the coding sequence ATGTCCGTTACTATGCGTGAAATGCTGGAAGCCGGTATCCACTTTGGCCACCAGACCCGTTTCTGGAACCCGAAAATGGCGCCGTTCATCTTCGGTCATCGCAACAAGATCCACATCATCAACCTGGAAAAGACCATGGCGATGTACCAGGATGCGATGAAGACCATCAAGCAGATCTCGGCCAACCGCGGCACCATCCTGATGGTCGGCACCAAGCGCCAGGCGCGCGACATCATCGCCGCCGAAGCGCAGCGCGCAGGCGTGCCTTACGTCGACCAGCGCTGGCTGGGCGGCATGCTGACCAACTTCAAGACCATCAAGACCTCGATCAAGCGCCTGAAGGACATGGAAGCGCAAGTGGAAGACGGTTCGGTCGAGAAGCTGTCGAAGAAAGAAGCGCTGATGTTCTCGCGCGAAATGGAAAAGCTGCAGAAGTCGATCGGCGGCATCAAGGAGCTGGGCGGCGTGCCTGACGCGATCTTCGTCGTCGACGTCGGCTACCACAAGGGCGCCATCACCGAAGCCGGCAAGCTGGGCATCCCGGTCATCGGCGTGGTCGATACCAACCACTCGCCGGAAGGCGTCACCCACGTGATCCCGGGTAACGACGACTCGTCGAAGGCGATCACCCTGTACGCACGCGGCGTCGCCGATGCGATCCTGGAAGGCCGCGCCAACGCCACCAACGAAGTGGTCGAGATGGTCAAGGCCGGCGGCGACGACTTCGTCGAAGTCTCCGAGCAGGCATAA
- a CDS encoding [protein-PII] uridylyltransferase, whose translation MGQPALLDSARDELRQRLKARLKAERQALIDAFDADGKPEKLLRGLRTCVDGILGEAWDAAGLPAHTALVGVGGYGRGELFPYSDVDLLVLLGQPADALTQAKLEGLVQLFWDLGLEIGHSIRTVDECLLESKADITVQTSLLEARLVTGDQQLFDELRRRYREALDPQAFFQAKTAEMRVRHAKYEYTAFALEPNVKESPGALRDLQVIMWVAKAAGLAESWSQLARAKLITRAEARQLMEKEYAFKDIRVRLHLQTKRREDRLVFDVQTPIARTFGLENAKGRRASELLMQRYYWAAKVVTQMNTIMLQNIEAQLFPRRATPVPIGGDFGRHFNEVGGFIDIAANDTFERFPSTVLAIFVAMTERPDIKGMTARTMRALWHARNLIDDAFRADPANKALFLRVLKAPVGLLHALRRMNDMGVLGRYLPAFRNITGQMQHDLFHVYTVDQHIMMVVRNLRRFTMPEHAHEYPFCSQLIADFHDRWLLYVAALFHDIAKGRGGDHSVLGMQDAADFCRSHGLRDEDTELVVFLVQQHLTMSTVAQKQDLSDPDVIAHFAALVKDERHLTALYLLTVADIRGTSPKVWNAWKAKLLEDLYRVTLRVLGGEPHSADRELRARQKEALATLRLYGLSATAHEALWQQLDVAYFLRHDASDIAWQTRALHDKVNSDKPVVKARLAPIGEGLQVAVYVKDQPDLFARICGYFERKNFSILDAKIHTTRHGYALDSFLATEENFVGSYRDIINLIEHELCRLLASPEPLPAPTRGRLSRLSRTFPVKPTVDLRPDERGQFHVLSVAANDRPGLLYAIANVLTRYRINLHTAKIMTLGERVEDVFLIDGPALNNPRTQVQLETELLDALKI comes from the coding sequence ATGGGCCAGCCCGCACTCCTCGACAGCGCGCGCGACGAACTGCGCCAGCGCCTCAAGGCGCGGCTGAAGGCCGAGCGCCAGGCCCTGATCGACGCCTTCGACGCGGACGGCAAGCCCGAAAAGCTGCTGCGCGGCCTGCGCACCTGCGTCGACGGCATCCTGGGCGAGGCCTGGGACGCGGCCGGCCTGCCCGCCCATACCGCGCTGGTGGGCGTCGGCGGCTACGGCCGCGGCGAACTGTTCCCCTACTCCGACGTCGACCTGCTGGTCCTGCTCGGCCAGCCGGCCGATGCCCTCACCCAGGCCAAGCTGGAGGGGCTGGTGCAGCTGTTCTGGGACCTGGGCCTGGAGATCGGCCACAGCATCCGCACCGTCGACGAGTGCCTGCTGGAGTCGAAAGCCGACATCACCGTCCAGACCAGCCTGCTCGAAGCGCGGCTGGTCACGGGCGACCAGCAGCTCTTCGACGAGTTGCGCCGGCGCTATCGCGAGGCCCTCGATCCGCAGGCCTTCTTCCAGGCCAAGACCGCCGAGATGCGCGTGCGCCACGCCAAGTACGAATACACGGCCTTCGCGCTCGAACCCAATGTCAAGGAAAGCCCGGGCGCGCTGCGCGACCTGCAGGTGATCATGTGGGTGGCCAAGGCGGCCGGCCTGGCCGAATCCTGGAGCCAGCTGGCGCGCGCCAAGCTGATCACGCGCGCCGAGGCGCGCCAGCTCATGGAAAAGGAATACGCCTTCAAGGACATCCGCGTGCGCCTGCACCTGCAGACGAAGCGCCGCGAAGACCGGCTGGTGTTCGACGTCCAGACCCCGATCGCCCGGACCTTCGGCCTGGAGAACGCCAAGGGCCGCCGCGCCAGCGAACTCCTGATGCAGCGCTACTACTGGGCGGCCAAGGTGGTCACCCAGATGAACACCATCATGCTGCAGAACATCGAGGCCCAGCTGTTCCCGCGGCGCGCCACGCCGGTGCCGATCGGCGGCGACTTCGGCCGCCATTTCAACGAAGTGGGCGGCTTCATCGACATCGCGGCGAACGATACCTTCGAGCGTTTCCCGTCCACGGTGCTGGCGATCTTCGTGGCCATGACCGAGCGCCCCGACATCAAGGGCATGACCGCGCGCACCATGCGCGCCCTGTGGCACGCGCGCAATCTCATCGACGACGCCTTCCGCGCCGACCCGGCCAACAAGGCGCTGTTCCTGCGCGTCCTGAAAGCGCCGGTCGGCCTGCTGCACGCGCTGCGCCGCATGAACGACATGGGCGTGCTGGGCCGCTACCTGCCGGCCTTCCGCAACATCACCGGCCAGATGCAGCATGACCTGTTCCACGTCTACACGGTGGACCAGCACATCATGATGGTGGTGCGCAACCTGCGCCGCTTCACGATGCCGGAGCACGCCCACGAATACCCGTTCTGCAGCCAGCTGATCGCCGACTTCCACGACCGCTGGCTGCTGTACGTGGCCGCCCTGTTCCACGACATCGCCAAGGGCCGCGGCGGCGACCATTCCGTACTCGGCATGCAGGATGCGGCCGATTTTTGCCGCAGCCATGGCCTGCGCGACGAAGACACCGAGCTGGTGGTGTTCCTGGTCCAGCAGCATCTGACCATGTCGACGGTGGCCCAGAAGCAGGACCTGTCCGACCCGGACGTGATCGCGCATTTCGCCGCGCTGGTCAAGGACGAGCGCCACCTGACCGCGCTCTACCTGCTGACCGTGGCCGACATCCGCGGCACCAGCCCGAAGGTGTGGAATGCCTGGAAGGCCAAACTGCTGGAAGACCTGTACCGGGTGACCCTGCGCGTGCTGGGCGGCGAGCCGCACAGCGCCGACCGCGAACTGCGCGCGCGCCAGAAGGAAGCCCTGGCCACGCTGCGCCTGTACGGCCTGTCGGCCACCGCCCACGAGGCGCTGTGGCAGCAGCTCGACGTCGCGTACTTCCTGCGCCATGACGCCTCCGACATCGCCTGGCAGACCCGCGCCCTGCACGACAAGGTGAACAGCGACAAGCCGGTGGTCAAGGCGCGCCTGGCGCCGATCGGCGAAGGCCTGCAGGTGGCGGTCTACGTGAAGGACCAGCCGGACCTGTTCGCACGCATCTGCGGCTACTTCGAACGCAAGAATTTCAGCATCCTGGACGCCAAGATCCACACCACGCGCCACGGCTACGCGCTCGACTCCTTCCTCGCCACCGAAGAGAATTTCGTCGGCAGCTACCGCGACATCATCAACCTGATCGAGCACGAGCTGTGCCGCCTGCTGGCCTCGCCCGAGCCCCTGCCGGCGCCGACCCGCGGGCGCCTGTCGCGCCTGTCGCGCACCTTCCCGGTCAAGCCCACCGTGGATTTGCGTCCGGACGAGCGCGGCCAGTTCCACGTGCTGTCGGTGGCCGCCAACGACCGTCCAGGCCTGCTGTACGCGATCGCCAACGTGCTGACCCGCTACCGCATCAACCTGCACACCGCCAAGATCATGACCCTGGGCGAGCGCGTCGAGGACGTATTCCTGATCGATGGCCCGGCCCTGAACAATCCGCGCACCCAGGTGCAGCTCGAGACCGAGCTGCTGGATGCGCTCAAGATCTGA
- the map gene encoding type I methionyl aminopeptidase, translated as MTSTPKTLEEIEGMRVACRLGSEVLDYITPFVKPGVTTGELDRLAKDYMINVQGTVPATLNYAPPGYPPFPGSICASVNDVICHGIPGDRVLKSGDALNIDITPITKEGFHGDNSRMFLVGEPSILARRLSEVTFECMWLGIAKVKPGNRLGDIGHAIQQHAEKHGYSVVREFCGHGVGRVFHEEPQVLHYGRPGTGEELKPGMIFTIEPMINAGRRDIREMPDGWTIKTKDRSLSAQWEHTVLVTETGVEVLTMSAGSPPPPAIVLPLLDQGAAVPA; from the coding sequence ATGACTTCCACCCCCAAGACCCTTGAAGAAATCGAAGGCATGCGCGTCGCCTGCCGGCTCGGTTCGGAAGTGCTCGACTACATCACGCCCTTCGTCAAGCCAGGCGTCACCACCGGCGAGCTCGACCGGCTGGCCAAGGACTACATGATCAATGTGCAGGGCACGGTGCCGGCAACGCTGAACTACGCGCCGCCGGGCTACCCGCCCTTCCCCGGCTCGATCTGCGCCTCGGTCAACGACGTGATCTGCCACGGGATCCCGGGCGATCGCGTGCTCAAGAGCGGCGACGCGCTGAACATCGACATCACCCCGATCACCAAGGAAGGCTTCCACGGCGACAACAGCCGCATGTTCCTGGTCGGCGAGCCCTCGATCCTGGCGCGCCGCCTGTCCGAGGTCACGTTTGAATGCATGTGGCTGGGCATCGCCAAGGTCAAGCCGGGCAACCGCCTGGGCGATATCGGCCATGCGATCCAGCAGCACGCCGAGAAGCACGGCTACAGCGTGGTGCGCGAGTTCTGCGGCCACGGCGTGGGGCGCGTGTTCCACGAAGAGCCGCAGGTGCTGCACTACGGTCGCCCGGGTACCGGCGAAGAGCTCAAGCCCGGCATGATCTTCACCATCGAGCCGATGATCAACGCCGGCCGCCGCGACATCCGCGAGATGCCGGACGGCTGGACCATCAAGACCAAGGACCGCAGCCTGTCGGCGCAGTGGGAGCACACCGTGCTGGTCACCGAGACCGGCGTCGAAGTGCTGACCATGTCGGCCGGCAGCCCGCCGCCGCCGGCCATCGTGCTGCCCCTGCTGGACCAGGGCGCGGCCGTTCCGGCCTGA
- a CDS encoding rRNA pseudouridine synthase — protein sequence MTEPVRLSKRMSELGLSSRREADDWIAKGWVRVDGKVVSELGSKVLPHQRITVERQAAAEQSKRVTVLINKPVGYVSGQAEDGYKPAVTLVKPENRWPDDPSPEQFHPTQLRSLVPAGRLDIDSVGLLVLTQDGRIAKQLIGENTAIEKEYLVRVQYSKPGTLPDSELKKLNHGLWMDGKPLLPAKVRWQNEDQLSFTLKEGRKRQIRRMCDMVGLKVIGLKRVRIGRVKLGDLPPGQWRYLRPDEQF from the coding sequence ATGACCGAACCTGTCCGCCTCTCCAAACGTATGTCCGAACTCGGCCTGTCCTCGCGCCGCGAAGCCGATGACTGGATCGCCAAGGGCTGGGTGCGGGTGGACGGCAAGGTGGTCTCGGAGCTGGGCAGCAAGGTGCTGCCGCACCAGCGCATCACCGTCGAGCGCCAGGCCGCGGCCGAGCAGTCCAAGCGCGTCACGGTCCTGATCAACAAGCCGGTCGGCTACGTCAGCGGCCAGGCCGAGGACGGCTACAAGCCGGCCGTCACCCTGGTCAAGCCGGAAAACCGCTGGCCGGACGACCCTTCGCCCGAGCAGTTCCACCCGACCCAGCTGCGCAGCCTGGTGCCGGCCGGGCGCCTTGACATCGACTCGGTGGGCCTGCTGGTGCTGACCCAGGACGGCCGCATCGCCAAGCAGCTGATCGGCGAGAACACGGCGATCGAGAAGGAATACCTGGTGCGGGTGCAGTACAGCAAGCCGGGCACCCTGCCGGACAGCGAGCTGAAAAAGCTCAACCACGGCCTGTGGATGGACGGCAAACCCTTGCTGCCGGCCAAGGTGCGCTGGCAGAACGAGGACCAGCTCAGCTTCACCCTGAAGGAAGGCCGCAAGCGCCAGATCCGCCGCATGTGCGACATGGTGGGCCTGAAGGTGATCGGCCTGAAGCGCGTACGCATCGGCCGGGTGAAACTGGGCGACCTGCCGCCGGGGCAGTGGCGTTACCTGCGGCCGGACGAGCAGTTCTAA